In the Silene latifolia isolate original U9 population chromosome 1, ASM4854445v1, whole genome shotgun sequence genome, CCCTAATAATactaattattattgttattatttattttgattttttttaacaaTAAACGCGTTCATGCATTATTAACCTTAGACCTTGGTGGTGTAGTGCATGTCAAAGTAAATCATGATGAACTCACATACAACTGGTCCACAAGCttgagaaaccgaaaaaaaaaatatccATTTCCTACAACAATCTCATGATATAAATCTCCACTATATATATAACTATCATGACATCTTTACATTTATCATTATAAATTTCTTAACACAATCTATAACACACAAATACTTAAAAAAAGTCTTCAAAATGCATAACTGTAAGGTGAGTGTGACTTTCACTCTAGTAATCTCCATGCTCATATTATTTTCCACCTTATCTATGGGTGCAAAGTTGAAGGCAACTCCAATagctaacaataacaataatcaaGGGAATAATGATGGGGCGACGGGCTCGGCTCATGGCCCGAACTGGGACTATGGTTGGGGGTGGGGGTCTGGGTCTAGGAGTGGTTGGGGGTGGGGTTATGGTTCAAGCCGTACCCCTACAGGGTTTGCTAGGGGTTTTGGGTACGGGTTTGGGTCTGGATCAGGATCAGGATCTGGTTCTGGATCAGGATATGGGTACGGGTCTGGAGGCGGCAGTAGTGGATATGGGTATGGATCTGGTGGAGGTGGTTTTAATGGAAGTCCATCTAAGCCTGGATTGAAGGGTTCCGATAAGGTTTCAAAGCCGTAAATGGACACTGAATATACAGTTTCCAATATAAATGATTAAGATATGATTTTTCTAACCGTGTTTTCTAGTGGCGATTTTTTGTCGTCATACTCCTTCTATTTCACTCGATTTTTTaaacttttcaaattttaatttccGATTTTAATTTGAGGAGTATTACAAAATTTAGTGGAATGAAGTCAATATCATCGTAACGATGTTACAATTATTAGGTTTTTTAAGCTCTACTATGTAAGTCAAGTGTGAATGTGTGGGTGTGAGTTTAATTTAATAATGTCATCCAAATATAGTTTATGTAGCATATAGTTAATTAGTGTCTCATTCTACGTAGAAGTGAAATATCGTTAGCCCTACTATGTATCAACTTCTCAAGGTTAATGATTTTCTACCTAGAAGTTTGGcttttcccttttcccttttcATGCATCTTTTCAATTGATATTACTCTTCCTGTCTCGGTCATTTATTGTCCTATTTTATTTtgaggtgtctcagtcaattgttgtcctttctattttaagagtgaatttgatgagcaatttgatcattcacacttaatttggttcacttgtcatttagtaattaaccttattttctttccttgatttttgtgccaaaaccaaaggacaataaATGACTGGGACGGAGGCAGTAATTTTTTACTTTTACGTGGCTTATTTGGTATACgtggttttttattttattttattttttttataaggaAAGGAAATTAGGTCAATCGAAATCGATCTATAACATCCTCACGGATGTGAACAGTAATCGAAAGTCAAAAACTTTCAAATTACCCAAATCATAAAAATAAGGGAAACAAATTttagtaagtggattatacatctgatgtagtacatcagatggtatagtttttgagcattaaaataaagtttttgagttttaattttaagattttgtgttttatcataaagtttttgagttcatttacttcaacattaatctcaaaaagttacattataactcaaaagaattacatataagctcagaaaattttgatttttgaagttataaaACTAAAATATAGTTTATAAACTttataaaactaaaaaaaaatacacaaaaactcaaaaattcaTTAAGTGTGATGTAGAACATCCGATGTACAATCTTTTTTCTCAACAAATTTGGTATACGTGGTTTGATGGCTATCAGGAGGagtgataacaataacaagaagtCAGATTTGAATAGCGTCATTTTAGTTGTTACATTAGGAAATAAATGAATCAGTAACCTCGAATTTACAGTGTAAAATATTGTAGATGCACTTGTTGATTTGGGTTCGATTTCAATAATCCAAACCATAATGCCGTCAAAAAATTGTGTTTTAACTATTTgatcgttatgtaccaaaaaaaaaaaaaaactatttgaTCGTTCAAGGTTGCCGGGAAAGCGGAGTCTATCGAGTTACTGGATTATATGAGTCGCTCTAGAAGAGAGTCTTCTCGAGTCTCGACTACCCTTGTAAGTTGTAACCCTATCCAGCTTGTATCTGAATCTAGACTAAACCGTATAGttcaaaacaaaaagaaaaaatgatTACATAGGCGAGACCTATCATTTACATGAACTCGATCCGTCTCAACCACTGTCCACTAGGCTAAACCCTTTCCGAATCGATGTGCATAGAGTATAAGTAGACATAAATAAAGATATGATAATTACAAATTGTTTTTCAGACTTTCATAATATCAATTAGGCACAAACATAtttcacaaaaacacaaaatacATCATCACTAGTAGTATCCagtaagtcttgcttaaaacgAAGTATCCGTTTTCATCTTTAAAACGGATCCAAATATTACCACATGGTGCTAATAAAGACAAAACTTTCGGCAGTTCCCAGACAACTTGTCATGTGATTTGGTATCTATTTGCTCCGTTTTAAGGTTTAAGACACCCTATTGGGAAATATCATCATCAGAGCAAGCACAAGCAGGGGTGGTGTAATAAAAAGGACCAAGTCTATACTTGGTTATGTCTCTATACACAACTGAAGGTTGCCTTAACTTTACCCCTGTCTTTCCTTGAGCGAAATTCGTCGCAACGTTGCATGAAGGATCAGGAGATGACACTAATCTCACAATGCAGTTCTTGGGGTTGAGCTTCTTCCCATGCACCATCTTCTCCATCACCATGCTGAATTCTCCATCCTCGTCGGTTTTGTCGCTTTTATAGCATACTACTCTTTTCCTCTCGTCTAAGCATGTTACTGATACTGTACTACCTGTCGGAAGAAATCAAGATTTGAAATTTAATAATTTAGCAAGCCAGTAATATAATAGGGTAACCTTAAAAAtatcgaaaattttaactaaatttTCATTTCTCACAACTTTTATTGCTTAGCTGGTAAAGTCATGAAATATGGTACTTATTGGTTCAGTCCCGTCAGCATCAAGGGGATGCACGTTCCCTATTGTCGTGACTGGACCCATGTCACCCTTCTCGTGGCGAAACAAGGGGTTATTATCCCACCAAATAATTGTTGGTGTTAAATGAGGCGCAAGACCAGTACAATATATAGACTATTACAATATATTAGTGGACGTACCTTTGATAGGGTTGGAACCTTGAACCCAATCATTCCAGCCTTGAGAGCAATCCTGACACATAACCTTACCACCAATATGTATAACTTCATTTTCATTCATTGCTCCTAATGTTCCTTTGATTAGGAGGAGGCTGC is a window encoding:
- the LOC141600263 gene encoding uncharacterized protein LOC141600263, which gives rise to MHNCKVSVTFTLVISMLILFSTLSMGAKLKATPIANNNNNQGNNDGATGSAHGPNWDYGWGWGSGSRSGWGWGYGSSRTPTGFARGFGYGFGSGSGSGSGSGSGYGYGSGGGSSGYGYGSGGGGFNGSPSKPGLKGSDKVSKP
- the LOC141600272 gene encoding proline-rich protein 1, which produces MATVTVTMTMIMVILGCSLLLIKGTLGAMNENEVIHIGGKVMCQDCSQGWNDWVQGSNPIKGSTVSVTCLDERKRVVCYKSDKTDEDGEFSMVMEKMVHGKKLNPKNCIVRLVSSPDPSCNVATNFAQGKTGVKLRQPSVVYRDITKYRLGPFYYTTPACACSDDDISQ